One Candidatus Synechococcus calcipolaris G9 genomic window carries:
- the lipA gene encoding lipoyl synthase, protein MSQPTIERLPPWLHQPLGKATEISTVQRLLRQYQIHTICEEGRCPNRGECYGQKTATFLLMGPVCTRSCAFCQVEKGQAPHGIDPQESEKITAAVQALGLRYVVLTAVARDDLPDQGAGQFVATMNALHRLDPTLGIEVLTPDFRMDKNGRGLSQRDCVAMIVAAGPACYNHNLETVARLQGVVRRGATYGSSLQVLALAKKINAAIPTKSGLMLGLGETETEIIQALADLRSVGCDRLTLGQYLRPSLAHLPVQKYWHPDEFVRLGNIAKEMGFERVRSGPLVRSSYHAHDEN, encoded by the coding sequence TTGAGTCAACCCACCATTGAACGACTACCGCCGTGGTTACATCAGCCCCTAGGCAAGGCCACTGAGATTTCTACGGTACAGCGACTCCTACGCCAATACCAAATCCACACCATCTGTGAAGAGGGCCGTTGCCCCAATCGAGGGGAGTGCTATGGCCAGAAAACAGCCACGTTTCTACTGATGGGCCCGGTATGTACCCGCTCCTGTGCCTTTTGCCAAGTGGAGAAGGGACAGGCTCCCCACGGAATTGATCCCCAGGAGTCAGAAAAAATTACCGCTGCTGTCCAGGCCCTTGGCCTCCGCTATGTGGTGTTAACGGCCGTTGCTCGGGATGATTTGCCCGATCAGGGGGCCGGACAATTTGTGGCTACGATGAATGCTCTGCATCGCCTTGATCCGACCCTAGGCATTGAGGTACTAACCCCTGATTTTCGGATGGATAAAAACGGCCGCGGTTTAAGTCAACGGGATTGTGTAGCAATGATTGTGGCGGCGGGGCCAGCCTGCTATAACCACAATCTAGAAACCGTTGCCCGACTCCAAGGGGTGGTGCGGCGGGGAGCAACCTATGGGTCATCGTTACAGGTTTTAGCTCTGGCGAAGAAAATAAATGCTGCGATTCCCACTAAATCCGGTTTGATGTTGGGGTTGGGGGAGACGGAGACGGAGATCATTCAAGCCTTGGCGGATTTACGCTCCGTGGGCTGCGATCGCCTGACATTGGGACAATACCTGCGGCCATCCCTAGCCCATTTACCCGTACAAAAATATTGGCATCCCGATGAATTTGTTCGCCTGGGGAACATTGCCAAAGAAATGGGGTTTGAACGGGTGAGATCGGGGCCCCTAGTGCGGAGTTCCTACCATGCCCATGACGAGAATTAG